In Rhizobium indicum, the following proteins share a genomic window:
- a CDS encoding ABC transporter substrate-binding protein, whose product MKTTFAFAAVAAFVAVSVPAHADNMVFSSWGGTTQDAQKAAWASPFTEKTGITVVQDGPTDYGKLKAMVEAGQVTWDVVDVEGDYAAQAGKNGQLEKLDFSVIDKSKLDPRFVTDYSVGSFYYSFVIGCNADAVSACPKTWADLFDTAKFPGKRTFYKWSAPGVIEAALLADGVAADKLYPLDLDRAFKKLDTIKSDIVWWSGGAQSQQLLASAEAPFGSVWNGRMTALAASGIKTETSWEQNITAADSLVVPKGSPNVEAAMKFIAMATSAEPQAALAKATGYAPINVDSAKLMDPETAKTLPDQQTASQVNADMNYWADNRDAIGEKWYAWQAK is encoded by the coding sequence ATGAAAACAACATTTGCTTTCGCGGCGGTTGCCGCATTTGTGGCTGTGTCCGTACCGGCGCACGCCGACAACATGGTCTTTTCGAGCTGGGGAGGAACGACCCAGGACGCGCAGAAGGCCGCATGGGCTAGCCCGTTCACGGAGAAGACCGGGATCACCGTCGTACAGGACGGACCGACGGACTACGGCAAGCTCAAGGCGATGGTCGAGGCTGGCCAGGTTACCTGGGACGTTGTCGACGTCGAAGGCGACTATGCCGCCCAGGCCGGCAAGAATGGCCAGCTCGAGAAACTCGATTTCTCCGTCATCGACAAATCCAAGCTCGATCCGCGCTTCGTGACCGATTATTCGGTCGGCAGCTTCTATTATTCCTTCGTGATCGGCTGCAATGCCGATGCCGTCAGCGCCTGCCCGAAGACATGGGCTGACCTGTTCGACACGGCAAAATTTCCGGGAAAGCGCACATTCTACAAGTGGTCGGCTCCCGGCGTGATCGAAGCGGCGCTGCTTGCCGACGGCGTGGCCGCCGACAAGCTCTATCCGCTTGATCTCGACCGCGCCTTCAAGAAGCTCGATACGATCAAATCGGATATCGTCTGGTGGTCGGGCGGCGCACAGTCGCAGCAGCTTCTGGCATCCGCCGAGGCTCCTTTCGGCAGTGTCTGGAATGGCCGCATGACCGCGCTTGCGGCGAGCGGCATCAAGACCGAGACCTCGTGGGAACAGAACATCACCGCTGCGGATTCGCTCGTCGTGCCGAAGGGTTCGCCGAACGTGGAAGCCGCTATGAAGTTCATTGCGATGGCGACCTCGGCCGAACCGCAGGCCGCCCTTGCAAAAGCCACCGGATATGCGCCAATCAACGTTGACTCGGCCAAGCTGATGGATCCGGAAACGGCCAAGACCCTGCCGGATCAGCAGACGGCCAGCCAGGTGAATGCCGACATGAACTACTGGGCGGACAATCGCGATGCCATCGGCGAGAAGTGGTACGCCTGGCAGGCGAAATAG
- a CDS encoding flavin reductase family protein — MTIQTVDPRALRDAFGAFPTGVTVVTACDGDGNPIGFTANSFTSVSLNPPLLLVCLAKTSRNFAIMTGAQHFAINVLSETQKDVSNTFARPVEDRFAAVEWARGSAGCPIFSSVAAWFECAMEEVIEAGDHVILMGRIEAFDNSGRNGLGYARGGYFTPTLASKAVSAASEGNMELAAVVERRGEVLLLGEDVLSLPSVDAHDGSPTEALQKYLETSTGLKVSIGFLYSVYEGKSDGKQHIVYHAVAGDGEPVVGRFLKPDALVAAKFKTSSTADIVNRFAMESSIGNFGVYFGDETGGTVHPIPAKDAKA; from the coding sequence ATGACAATCCAGACTGTCGACCCAAGAGCACTGCGAGATGCATTCGGGGCCTTTCCGACCGGGGTGACTGTCGTCACCGCCTGTGACGGGGATGGAAATCCGATCGGCTTCACGGCGAACTCCTTCACCTCGGTCTCGCTCAATCCACCGCTTCTCCTCGTCTGCCTTGCCAAGACATCGCGCAATTTCGCCATCATGACCGGAGCGCAGCATTTTGCAATCAACGTGCTTTCGGAAACGCAGAAAGACGTGTCGAACACCTTTGCGCGACCGGTCGAGGATAGATTCGCGGCGGTCGAGTGGGCGAGGGGATCGGCAGGCTGCCCGATATTCTCAAGCGTGGCGGCCTGGTTCGAATGTGCCATGGAAGAGGTCATCGAGGCTGGCGACCACGTCATCTTGATGGGGCGCATCGAAGCTTTCGACAATAGCGGCCGCAACGGTCTCGGCTATGCGCGTGGCGGTTATTTCACGCCGACGCTCGCAAGCAAGGCAGTGTCCGCGGCAAGCGAAGGCAATATGGAACTTGCGGCCGTTGTCGAGCGCCGCGGGGAGGTTCTGCTGCTCGGCGAGGATGTGCTCTCCCTGCCAAGTGTCGACGCCCATGACGGCAGCCCGACCGAGGCACTGCAAAAATACCTGGAGACATCAACCGGGCTGAAGGTCAGCATCGGCTTTCTCTATTCGGTTTATGAGGGCAAGAGCGACGGCAAGCAGCACATCGTCTATCACGCCGTTGCCGGAGATGGCGAGCCTGTCGTCGGCAGGTTCCTGAAGCCTGACGCATTGGTTGCGGCAAAGTTCAAGACCAGTTCGACAGCCGATATCGTCAACCGTTTTGCGATGGAAAGCTCGATCGGCAATTTCGGCGTCTATTTCGGCGACGAGACCGGCGGCACTGTTCACCCCATTCCAGCCAAGGACGCAAAAGCATGA
- a CDS encoding LLM class flavin-dependent oxidoreductase — MKFSLFVHMERLDANQSHKSLYEEFVALCEIADKGGMHAIWTGEHHGMDFTIAPNPFVTIADLARRTSRARLGTGTVIAPFWHPIKLAGEAAMADIICDGRLDIGIARGAYSFEYERLLPGLDAWGAGQRMRELIPAVKGIWAGDYAHDGEFFKFPSTTSAPKPMQQPNPPIWVAARDPNSHEFAVANGCNVQVTPLWQGDDEVQSLMERFNDACAKNPEIERPKIMLLRHTYVGSSEDDVAQAAHELSVYYNYFFAWFKNEKPVTQGLIERIPDEQIRANAMLSDQVMRTNNVVGDAETVIARLKAYEALGYDEYSFWIDTGMSFERKKASLERFITEVMPAFQE, encoded by the coding sequence ATGAAGTTCTCCCTCTTCGTCCATATGGAACGGCTCGACGCCAATCAAAGCCATAAGAGTCTCTACGAGGAATTCGTCGCGCTCTGTGAGATCGCCGACAAGGGCGGCATGCACGCGATCTGGACGGGCGAACACCATGGCATGGATTTCACCATTGCGCCTAACCCGTTTGTGACCATTGCCGATCTGGCGCGCCGCACATCGCGGGCACGGCTTGGGACGGGGACGGTGATTGCCCCCTTCTGGCATCCGATCAAACTCGCCGGCGAGGCGGCCATGGCCGACATCATCTGCGATGGACGACTCGACATCGGTATCGCGCGCGGGGCCTATTCTTTCGAATACGAGCGTCTGCTGCCCGGTCTCGATGCCTGGGGTGCTGGCCAGCGCATGCGCGAGCTCATCCCGGCGGTCAAGGGCATATGGGCTGGCGACTACGCGCATGACGGGGAATTCTTCAAGTTCCCGTCGACCACGTCGGCGCCGAAACCGATGCAGCAGCCGAACCCGCCCATATGGGTGGCGGCGCGCGATCCGAACTCGCACGAATTTGCCGTCGCCAACGGCTGCAACGTTCAGGTGACGCCCCTCTGGCAGGGCGACGACGAGGTTCAGTCGTTGATGGAGCGCTTCAACGATGCATGCGCCAAGAACCCTGAGATCGAGCGGCCCAAGATCATGTTGCTGCGCCATACCTATGTCGGCTCGTCGGAGGACGATGTCGCCCAGGCCGCCCATGAACTCAGCGTCTACTACAATTATTTCTTCGCCTGGTTCAAAAATGAGAAGCCGGTTACCCAGGGTCTGATCGAACGGATCCCGGACGAACAGATCAGAGCAAACGCGATGCTGTCGGACCAGGTCATGCGCACCAACAATGTCGTTGGCGACGCTGAGACCGTCATCGCCCGGCTCAAGGCGTATGAAGCGCTCGGCTACGACGAATATTCCTTCTGGATCGACACCGGCATGAGCTTCGAGCGCAAGAAGGCGTCGCTCGAGCGCTTCATCACCGAGGTCATGCCGGCATTTCAGGAGTAA
- a CDS encoding amino acid synthesis family protein — MAIQIRKTGLQIETTLIEGGKAAAVPLKLFTAFAVVKNPWAGHGFVDDLKPEIHAGAPVLGELLTKMIIDAVGSGDAVEGYGKSAVVGLDGEIEHGSALIHTLRFGNFYRQAVGAKSYLAFCNTRGPANAPIMIPLMDKNDEGRRSHYLTIQTSIPDAPAADEIVVALGASIGGRPHHRIGDRYQDLKDLGQDVANPAGV, encoded by the coding sequence ATGGCCATTCAAATTCGCAAGACGGGACTGCAGATCGAAACGACGCTGATCGAAGGCGGCAAGGCCGCGGCGGTTCCGCTGAAGCTGTTTACCGCCTTCGCGGTCGTGAAGAATCCCTGGGCGGGCCACGGCTTTGTCGACGACCTCAAGCCCGAAATTCACGCAGGCGCTCCGGTGCTCGGCGAGTTGCTGACCAAGATGATCATCGATGCGGTCGGGTCCGGCGATGCTGTCGAAGGATATGGAAAATCCGCTGTCGTCGGCCTGGACGGCGAGATCGAACACGGGTCCGCGCTCATCCACACGCTGCGCTTCGGCAATTTTTATCGCCAGGCCGTCGGCGCCAAGTCCTATCTCGCCTTCTGTAACACACGCGGTCCTGCCAACGCGCCGATCATGATCCCGCTGATGGACAAGAACGATGAAGGCCGCCGTTCGCACTACCTGACCATCCAGACGTCGATCCCCGACGCGCCTGCTGCCGACGAGATCGTCGTGGCTCTCGGTGCTTCGATAGGCGGGCGCCCGCATCACCGCATCGGCGACCGCTACCAGGATCTGAAAGACTTGGGGCAGGACGTTGCCAATCCTGCGGGCGTTTGA
- a CDS encoding ABC transporter permease — MSTYSDASAAIAPLPKARRATGFGGVLPALAFVAIFFIAPVAVLLLRSVLEPVPGFGNYAQLIGSATYLKIFANTFIVSGLVTAISLLIGFPVAWALAIMPGRLTSVIFAILLLSMWTNLLARTYAWMVLLQRTGLINKMLIGMGLIDKPLALVNNLTGVTIGMTYIMLPFIILPLYGVIRKIDPSTLQAAALCGANRWQCLTRVLLPLAMPGMAAGALMVFVMSLGYFVTPSLLGGTANMMLAELIAQFVQSLVNWGMGGAAALVLLVVTLSLYAVQLRFVGNQNPGGR, encoded by the coding sequence ATGTCGACATATAGCGATGCCTCCGCTGCAATTGCGCCCCTGCCAAAGGCGCGCAGGGCAACAGGGTTTGGCGGGGTCCTTCCGGCGCTCGCCTTCGTGGCGATCTTTTTCATCGCGCCGGTGGCGGTACTCTTGCTGCGCAGCGTGCTGGAACCGGTGCCGGGCTTTGGAAACTATGCGCAGCTGATCGGGTCCGCGACCTATCTCAAGATTTTCGCCAACACCTTCATCGTCTCGGGTCTCGTCACGGCGATTTCGCTGCTGATCGGATTTCCCGTTGCCTGGGCACTGGCAATCATGCCCGGGCGGCTGACCTCGGTGATCTTTGCCATCCTGCTCCTGTCGATGTGGACCAACCTGCTTGCCCGCACCTATGCTTGGATGGTGCTTTTGCAGCGGACGGGACTGATCAACAAGATGCTGATCGGAATGGGGCTGATCGACAAACCTTTGGCACTGGTCAACAACCTGACCGGGGTCACGATCGGCATGACCTATATCATGTTGCCCTTCATCATCCTGCCGCTCTACGGCGTGATCAGGAAGATCGACCCGTCGACCCTGCAGGCGGCAGCACTTTGCGGCGCCAACCGGTGGCAGTGCCTGACCCGTGTCCTGCTGCCCTTGGCCATGCCCGGCATGGCGGCTGGCGCCCTCATGGTCTTCGTCATGTCCCTTGGTTATTTCGTCACGCCGTCGCTGCTCGGCGGCACTGCGAACATGATGCTCGCAGAGCTGATCGCGCAATTCGTGCAGTCGCTGGTCAACTGGGGAATGGGCGGTGCCGCGGCGCTGGTGCTCCTCGTGGTGACCCTGTCGCTCTACGCCGTGCAGTTGCGCTTCGTCGGCAACCAGAACCCGGGAGGGCGTTGA
- a CDS encoding ABC transporter permease, which yields MLLNFDRLGWWKYILLTITLLTAAFLLLPIVFIAALSFGSSQWLIFPPPGWTLQWYSELFADPRWLESAWTSFKIAVIVTVLSVLLGLVTSFGLVRGSFLFRDALKALFLTPMILPVVVLAVALYAFFLRIGLGGTLIGFVISHLVLALPFSILSISSALEGFDKSIEDAAVLCGASPLEAKIRVTLPAISHGLFSAAVFSFLTSWDEVVVAIFMSSPTLQTLPVKVWATLRQDLTPVVAAASTLLILLTIILMALVAVVRKVLKQ from the coding sequence ATGTTGCTCAATTTCGACCGCCTCGGCTGGTGGAAATATATCCTGCTGACGATCACGCTTCTGACTGCGGCCTTTCTGCTGCTGCCGATCGTCTTTATCGCCGCACTGTCCTTCGGCTCCTCGCAGTGGCTGATCTTTCCGCCGCCCGGATGGACGCTTCAATGGTACAGCGAGCTCTTTGCCGATCCGCGCTGGCTGGAATCGGCCTGGACGAGCTTCAAGATCGCGGTCATCGTGACTGTTCTGTCGGTGCTGCTCGGGCTTGTGACTTCCTTCGGGCTGGTGCGCGGTTCGTTCCTGTTCCGCGATGCGCTGAAAGCGCTGTTCCTGACGCCGATGATCCTTCCCGTCGTGGTTCTTGCGGTTGCCCTTTATGCCTTCTTCCTGAGGATCGGCCTTGGCGGCACGTTGATAGGTTTCGTCATTTCCCACCTCGTTCTCGCGCTGCCTTTCTCGATCCTGTCCATATCCAGTGCGCTGGAGGGCTTCGACAAATCGATCGAAGATGCGGCGGTTCTGTGCGGTGCCTCGCCTCTGGAAGCAAAGATCAGGGTCACCCTGCCGGCGATCAGCCATGGGCTGTTTTCGGCTGCCGTCTTCTCGTTCCTGACATCCTGGGACGAGGTGGTGGTGGCGATCTTCATGTCCAGCCCGACCCTGCAGACGCTGCCCGTCAAGGTCTGGGCGACGTTGCGGCAGGACCTGACGCCCGTTGTCGCTGCGGCATCGACCCTTCTCATCCTTTTGACGATCATCTTGATGGCGCTGGTTGCCGTCGTGCGTAAGGTACTGAAACAATGA
- a CDS encoding FAD/NAD(P)-binding protein has protein sequence MHLTYDVIVVGSGFSAIAVTCNLIEQLPASAKVAVVGDDPGFGRGTAYRTELYLHRLNVPAGRMSLLPHQPDDFVDWLKGHGRRLQAGDFASRSDYGLYVRDTLARLLRKREGRCRVDFIKAKAAGCVERYSSTLAFHLGNGDEIAGKNVVLCLGVGNATLPVAPDGVPPSLRSRIIENPWRLSWLRRVAPSDAVCILGSGLTMIDQVLALRAHGHSGKIDVLSRRGLAPLGHAWKPPAPLPIDVERLPETISGILKTLRAKSRTAADWRAVMDGLRPATQALWQRLSSEGRARFLRHALPWWNIHRHRVAPDVFDRFEKLVLDGTVRFHAGFLKSLGAEEGRLAAGYRVRATREIAEIRADWLVNCTGMERAGISHSPLLKEMSRFELIAPDPLGLGIQVDAASKVIAPSSPARLFAVGALTAGQFWEITAVPDIRVQAKAVAEEIVSRG, from the coding sequence ATGCATTTGACATATGATGTTATCGTGGTCGGTTCCGGTTTTTCAGCGATAGCGGTTACCTGCAATCTCATCGAGCAGCTTCCCGCTTCGGCGAAGGTCGCCGTCGTCGGCGACGATCCTGGTTTCGGCCGCGGGACGGCGTACCGGACGGAGCTCTATCTCCATCGCCTCAATGTTCCTGCCGGCCGCATGAGCCTGCTGCCGCATCAACCCGACGACTTTGTCGACTGGCTGAAAGGCCATGGTCGCCGGTTGCAGGCAGGCGATTTCGCCTCGCGCAGCGATTACGGTCTTTATGTCCGCGATACACTTGCGCGGCTGCTTCGAAAGCGGGAGGGCCGTTGCAGGGTCGATTTCATCAAGGCCAAGGCGGCGGGATGCGTTGAACGTTATAGCAGCACGCTGGCCTTCCATCTCGGCAATGGTGACGAGATTGCCGGGAAGAACGTCGTGCTCTGCCTCGGCGTCGGGAACGCGACCCTGCCGGTCGCTCCGGATGGCGTCCCACCATCGCTGCGATCGCGGATCATCGAGAACCCGTGGCGGCTTTCTTGGCTGAGGCGCGTCGCACCGTCCGATGCGGTGTGCATCCTCGGATCCGGCCTGACGATGATTGATCAGGTCCTCGCGCTTCGCGCCCATGGCCACAGCGGCAAGATCGATGTGCTTTCGCGGCGCGGGCTCGCACCGCTCGGACACGCGTGGAAGCCGCCGGCGCCTCTGCCGATCGACGTCGAGAGGCTTCCCGAGACGATCAGCGGCATATTGAAGACCCTGCGGGCGAAGAGCAGGACGGCTGCCGACTGGCGAGCCGTGATGGACGGTCTGAGGCCTGCAACACAGGCTCTCTGGCAACGGCTTTCGAGCGAGGGGCGCGCACGCTTCCTCAGGCATGCGCTTCCCTGGTGGAACATCCATCGTCACCGGGTCGCGCCTGACGTGTTCGACAGGTTTGAGAAGCTGGTTTTAGACGGAACCGTTCGTTTCCACGCGGGCTTCCTGAAATCGCTTGGGGCCGAGGAGGGGCGGCTCGCTGCCGGCTACAGGGTCAGAGCGACGCGCGAGATCGCCGAGATCAGGGCGGACTGGCTCGTCAACTGCACAGGAATGGAGCGGGCCGGGATCAGCCATTCACCGCTTTTGAAGGAGATGAGCCGCTTTGAGTTGATCGCCCCCGATCCTCTCGGCCTCGGGATCCAGGTGGATGCCGCTTCCAAGGTGATAGCCCCGTCCTCGCCTGCCCGACTGTTTGCGGTCGGCGCCCTGACGGCGGGGCAGTTCTGGGAGATCACCGCCGTTCCGGATATCCGGGTGCAGGCCAAGGCCGTGGCCGAGGAGATCGTTTCAAGAGGCTAG
- a CDS encoding alpha/beta fold hydrolase has translation MLTAGSTTRTAAATNAAGALPRKKTTSGTAYHEAGSGEPLVLIHGVGMRLEAWAPQIAFLSAGHRVIAVDMPGHGESAKLPAGSRLEEFVTWFGRFLDEMAIDTANVAGHSMGALVSGGAAATFGERISRVAYLNGVYKRDPEAKAAVLSRAAAIPVSGVDKEGPLARWFGDDADSITARELTRKWLNLVDPQGYAVAYAAFAGGDETYADGWKDVAGPALFLTGSDDPNSTPLMATQMAELAPRGYARIVEGHRHMVNLTAPDIVNSLLAEWLSFGEDER, from the coding sequence ATGCTGACAGCCGGATCGACCACACGCACCGCTGCAGCAACAAACGCCGCTGGTGCCTTGCCCCGAAAGAAGACGACAAGTGGAACGGCCTATCACGAGGCCGGCAGCGGTGAGCCGCTGGTTCTTATTCACGGCGTCGGCATGCGGCTCGAAGCCTGGGCTCCGCAGATCGCATTCCTGTCTGCAGGCCATCGCGTCATCGCTGTCGATATGCCGGGACATGGCGAGAGCGCAAAGCTGCCGGCGGGCAGTCGGCTCGAGGAGTTCGTCACCTGGTTCGGACGCTTTCTCGACGAGATGGCAATCGACACGGCAAATGTTGCCGGGCACTCGATGGGCGCACTGGTTTCAGGAGGGGCGGCCGCGACCTTTGGCGAGCGTATCAGCCGTGTCGCCTACCTCAACGGTGTCTACAAGCGTGACCCTGAAGCAAAGGCCGCCGTGCTTTCGCGCGCCGCGGCCATTCCGGTATCGGGCGTCGACAAGGAAGGTCCTCTGGCCCGCTGGTTCGGCGATGACGCGGACAGCATCACTGCGCGTGAATTGACGCGAAAATGGTTGAACCTCGTCGATCCCCAGGGATATGCCGTCGCTTACGCCGCCTTCGCGGGAGGAGACGAGACCTACGCTGACGGCTGGAAAGACGTGGCTGGTCCGGCCCTGTTTCTGACGGGGTCCGATGATCCGAACTCGACGCCCTTGATGGCAACGCAAATGGCAGAGCTTGCGCCGCGGGGCTACGCTCGCATCGTCGAAGGTCATCGTCATATGGTGAACCTGACCGCGCCTGATATCGTCAATTCGCTGCTCGCTGAGTGGCTGTCGTTCGGGGAGGATGAACGATGA
- a CDS encoding GntR family transcriptional regulator, translated as MSGALKDAIRVERPAKTLRELALDKVREAIVNGYFRPGDRLVERDLCAQLGVSRTVVREVLRHLESEGLVANLPNKGPIVAQLDIDEAKQIYEIRGALEGMAARLCAERRSPEIVAALEESLAGIRNSYRDNDMSAVLTNTSSFYHTLFTMVDRNVAWGVVNLLTVRINHLRSMTIKTERRGIEGPLQMSKIVDAIRLGDGEGAYRAAMDHVAAASAIAEAVLSAKKPAD; from the coding sequence ATGAGCGGTGCTCTGAAGGACGCCATTAGAGTCGAGCGTCCTGCAAAGACCTTGCGGGAATTGGCGCTCGACAAGGTCCGCGAAGCCATCGTCAACGGATATTTCCGTCCCGGAGATCGCCTTGTCGAGCGTGACCTCTGCGCCCAGCTCGGCGTCAGCCGAACAGTCGTGCGCGAGGTTCTGAGACATCTTGAATCGGAAGGGCTTGTCGCCAATCTGCCGAACAAGGGGCCGATCGTCGCGCAGCTCGACATCGACGAAGCCAAACAGATCTATGAGATCCGCGGCGCGCTGGAAGGCATGGCGGCGCGGCTGTGCGCGGAGCGCCGCAGCCCCGAGATCGTCGCCGCGCTGGAGGAATCGCTGGCTGGGATCCGCAACAGTTACCGCGACAACGACATGTCAGCTGTGCTGACGAACACCTCTTCCTTCTATCATACGCTGTTTACGATGGTTGACAGGAACGTTGCCTGGGGTGTCGTCAATCTCCTCACCGTGCGCATAAACCACCTGCGCTCGATGACAATCAAGACGGAGAGGCGCGGCATCGAAGGGCCTCTGCAGATGTCGAAGATCGTCGACGCCATCCGCCTTGGTGACGGCGAGGGGGCTTACCGGGCCGCGATGGATCACGTCGCCGCGGCAAGCGCGATTGCCGAAGCGGTGCTGTCCGCCAAGAAGCCTGCCGACTAG
- a CDS encoding NIPSNAP family protein: MFYEIRTYRLKNGTIPQYLKVVEEEGIEIQKSHLGTLVGYFFSEIGTINEIVHIWAFASLDDREARRQRLLADPRWQAFLPKIRDLIEVAENKIMKPANFSPRSEAH, translated from the coding sequence ATGTTTTACGAGATCCGGACCTATCGGCTGAAGAACGGCACGATCCCGCAATATCTCAAGGTCGTCGAGGAGGAGGGGATCGAGATCCAGAAGAGCCATCTCGGTACGCTCGTCGGTTACTTCTTTTCGGAGATCGGGACGATCAACGAGATCGTTCACATCTGGGCCTTTGCGAGCCTGGACGACCGGGAGGCGAGGCGCCAGAGGCTTTTGGCCGATCCCCGGTGGCAGGCCTTCCTGCCCAAGATCCGCGATCTCATCGAGGTGGCGGAAAACAAGATTATGAAGCCAGCTAACTTTTCTCCCAGGAGCGAGGCGCACTGA
- a CDS encoding aldehyde dehydrogenase: protein MRRFQHYIDGEFSDGEASYPSIDPASGAVWADMPEAREADVDRAVNAADRALYDGPWPKLTATQRGKLLYKLADLVAANAHVLAELETRDTGKIIRETSAQIAYVAEYYRYYAGIADKIEGAYLPIDKPDMDVWLRREPIGVVAMVVPWNSQLFLSAVKIGPALAAGCTMVVKASEDGPAPLLEFARLVHEAGFPAGVVNIITGFGASCGAALGRHPKVAHVAFTGGPETARHVVRNSAENLASTSLELGGKSPFIVFADADLESAANAQVAGIFAATGQSCVAGSRLIVERSVKDRFVALLREKAEAIRIGAPLDMATEVGPLATRRQQDNIGALVAKSIESGARLVTGGRKIDGEGYYFPPTILDCDDVASPSLIEEFFGPVLSVVSFETEAEALRLANDTRYGLASGVFTQNLTRAHRLMKGLRAGIVWVNTYRAVSPIAPFGGFGLSGHGREGGMAAALDYTRTKTIWLRTSDDPIPDPFVMR, encoded by the coding sequence ATGCGACGTTTCCAGCACTATATCGATGGCGAATTTTCAGATGGCGAGGCCAGCTATCCGAGCATCGATCCAGCCTCCGGCGCGGTCTGGGCTGATATGCCCGAAGCGCGTGAGGCCGATGTCGATCGGGCCGTAAACGCGGCCGACAGGGCGCTTTACGACGGCCCATGGCCGAAACTGACGGCCACCCAACGCGGCAAGCTGCTTTACAAGCTGGCCGACCTCGTTGCTGCCAACGCGCACGTGCTCGCTGAACTGGAGACACGCGACACCGGCAAGATCATCCGCGAAACCTCGGCGCAGATCGCTTATGTCGCCGAATACTATCGCTACTATGCCGGCATCGCCGACAAGATCGAAGGTGCCTATCTGCCGATCGACAAGCCCGACATGGATGTCTGGCTTCGTCGCGAGCCGATCGGCGTCGTTGCGATGGTCGTGCCATGGAACAGCCAGCTCTTCCTGTCCGCGGTGAAGATCGGCCCGGCGCTCGCGGCCGGCTGCACGATGGTGGTCAAGGCCTCGGAAGACGGGCCGGCGCCGCTTCTCGAATTTGCACGGCTCGTGCACGAGGCAGGCTTTCCCGCCGGCGTGGTCAACATCATCACGGGTTTCGGCGCCTCCTGTGGCGCCGCCCTCGGCCGCCATCCGAAGGTCGCGCACGTCGCCTTCACCGGCGGACCCGAAACCGCCCGGCACGTCGTTCGCAACTCGGCCGAAAACCTCGCCTCCACCTCGCTTGAACTTGGCGGCAAGTCGCCATTCATCGTCTTTGCCGATGCGGACCTCGAAAGTGCGGCCAATGCCCAGGTCGCAGGCATCTTCGCCGCGACAGGGCAGAGCTGCGTTGCCGGATCGCGCCTCATCGTCGAACGCAGCGTCAAGGATAGATTCGTCGCCCTGCTACGCGAGAAGGCGGAGGCGATCCGGATCGGTGCTCCGCTCGATATGGCGACAGAAGTCGGCCCGCTTGCCACCAGGCGCCAGCAGGACAATATCGGCGCCCTCGTCGCCAAGTCGATTGAAAGCGGCGCCCGGCTCGTGACGGGAGGACGCAAGATCGACGGCGAAGGCTATTATTTCCCGCCGACGATTCTCGACTGCGACGATGTCGCCTCGCCCTCCCTGATCGAGGAATTCTTCGGACCGGTCCTGTCCGTCGTGTCATTCGAGACGGAGGCCGAGGCGCTGCGGCTCGCCAACGATACCCGTTATGGCCTGGCTTCCGGCGTCTTCACCCAGAACCTCACCCGGGCGCACCGGCTGATGAAGGGGCTGCGTGCCGGGATCGTCTGGGTCAACACCTACCGCGCCGTCTCGCCGATCGCGCCGTTCGGCGGTTTCGGCCTGTCAGGCCATGGCAGGGAGGGCGGCATGGCCGCGGCGCTCGATTATACCCGTACCAAGACGATCTGGCTCAGGACATCGGACGATCCGATCCCCGATCCCTTCGTGATGAGGTAG